Proteins encoded within one genomic window of Besnoitia besnoiti strain Bb-Ger1 chromosome II, whole genome shotgun sequence:
- a CDS encoding hypothetical protein (encoded by transcript BESB_037810), translated as MLRTRFSFQGLAGDSTVQKATRCRLGPAIAESACPPEAASAATVCGEPPAHGFCAARVALPPKARRSIVRKATRTLLPRRPASFADTSQRSPPSGLLRSLTPVKRCRDSGLPRILCASCAALGIRSYSQAPSPVFRPTSASAPGAYARICPPFTRPFASREEEKKVLMTLHAVQHYDDETKLSIKVFHLQELAQTSMTFNQLSLDERFLTLLRGILANAKDLSPAQLQALAMSCRELKLKGSDIMWKAIAKHIVRHTKSPSAPGSGITFSQVAHAMSCFASRQAEVQRYLKHMLTYILKGSHRLNEHDVVCVLYTLRRYNCNTTETDGRSDWPYLRCLRLCASIAERRLTELHPRYLVYIIFECARIGVVPWRLIYRANNLIKHSLHRLSDKELALYVLASSKYGVLDVRLLKRIGRRLEENQLSFQISNASLSLLLYGFASMNYRDKNLIGMCCERIQKAACTLEDISIAQLAYALGKLGVREKDSWNALAKVAAGRMDSMSPAEISSIMHAAGKVGFADKRLFDAVAEHATKLQVAFNSQQLLNLLDGLTLAGFFDQQLYQTLLDNFLRTGGDDDIRGINQLRRVMFTILIEFPSFLEKVPQSIQLLAEQHQHPFLDHPLQPYHPELKACMDSIGVDAKILGSKGAYTFDAKFKLSATMESRKRRNVVLDLLSEGNFCPLTGELLGVARLKRRHMDILGWHYVAVRRKSWVKLKTREERAQALRDAIVDQVDPHTGDRGVLSV; from the exons ATGCTGCGGACAAGGTTCTCCTTCCAAGGACTCGCTGGCGACTCAACTGTGCAAAAGGCCACGCGATGTCGCCTGGGGCCTGCCATCGCCGAGTCGGCGTGCCCGCCAGAAGCAGCGAGTGCGGCGACGGTCTGCGGGGAGCCCCCAGCGCATGGTTTTTGTGCGGCACGCGTCGCGTTGCCTCCAAAAGCTCGTCGGTCGATCGTCAGAAAGGCCACACGCAcgctgcttccgcggcgaccggcCTCATTCGCAGATACCAGCCAACGCAGTCCGCCCTCGGGATTGCTTCGCAGTCTAACGCCCGTGAAAAGGTGCCGGGACTCAGGCCTCCCCCGCATCCTttgcgccagctgcgccgccttaGGCATCCGCTCGTACTCACAGGCGCCCTCTCCTGTGTTTAGGCCGACTTCTGCGTCCGCTCCTGGAGCGTACGCGAGGATCTGCCCCCCGTTTACCCGCCCCTTTGCGTCGcgtgaagaggagaagaaagtcTTGATGACTCTGCACGCTGTTCAGCACTACGACGACGAGACCAAGCTCTCTATCAAAGTCTTCCACCTCCAGGAACTCGCGCAAACCAGCATGACGTTCAACCAGCTGAGTCTCGATGAGCGCTTCCTCACGCTGCTGCGGGGCATCCTGGCCAACGCCAAAGACCTCTCTCCAGCCCAGCTTCAGGCGCTGGCTATGTCCTGCCGAGAGCTCAAACTAAAGGGCTCCGATATCATGTGGAAAGCCATCGCGAAGCATATCGTCAGGCACACAAAA AGTCCGTCGGCTCCGGGCAGCGGCATAACTTTCAGTCAGGTCGCGCACGCCATGTCATGCTTCGCCAGCAGGCAAGCTGAAGTGCAGAGGTACCTGAAGCACATGCTGACTTACATTCTCAAAGGCTCCCACCGGCTCAACGAGCACgacgtcgtctgcgtcctctaCACCCTTCGGAG GTACAACTGCAACACGACGGAGACCGACGGACGTTCTGACTGGCCTTaccttcgctgcctgcgcctctgtgctTCCATCGCGGAAAGGCGCTTAACTGAGTTGCATCCTCGGTATCTGGTGTATATCATCTTTGAGTGCGCGCGCATCGGCGTAGTACCGTGGCGCTTGATTTACCGAGCAAACAACTTAATCAAGCACTCGCTTCACCGCCTCTCAGACAAGGAGTTGGCTCTCTAtgtcctcgcctcctcgaaaTACGGCGTGCTCGACGTGCGGCTGCTCAAGCGCATCGGTCGGCGACTCGAGGAAAACCAGCTGAGCTTCCAGATTTCCAACGCGAGCTTGTCGCTGTTGCTGTACGGCTTTGCCTCGATGAATTACCGCGACAAAAATCTAATAGGAATGTGCTGCGAGCGAATTCAAAA GGCCGCCTGTACGCTGGAGGACATCTCCATTGCGCAATTGGCATACGCGCTCGGAAAGCTCGGAGTCCGCGAGAAAGACTCATGGAACGCATTGGCGAAGGTGGCAGCG GGACGCATGGACTCTATGTCCCCTGCAGAGATATCTAGCATCATGCATGCCGCTGGGAAAGTCGGGTTTGCAGACAAACGTCTCttcgacgccgtcgccgagcaCGCGACGAAGCTGCAG GTGGCATTCAATTCACAACAATTGCTCAACCTGCTAGATGGTCTTACACTTGCCGGATTCTTCGACCAA CAACTCTATCAAACGCTGCTAGATAATTTCCTCCGTACTGGCGGGGACGACGACATCCGAGGGATAAATCAGCTCCGGCGAGTGATGTTCACCATCTTGATAGAG TTCCCCAGCTTCTTGGAAAAGGTGCCTCAATCAATCCAGCTTCTCGCTGAACAACATCAGCACCCATTTCTGGACCACCCGCTCCAG CCGTATCACCCTGAACTGAAGGCCTGCATGGATAGTATTGGCGTCGACGCGAAAATACTTGGCTCCAAAGGAGCCTATACATTCGACGCAAAGTTCAAACTCAG CGCAACTATGGAGAGTCGCAAAAGACGCAATGTCGTGCTGGACTTGCTCAGTGAGGGCAACTTCTGCCCATTGACCGGAGAACTGTTGGGCGTAGCAAGGTTGAAGCGGCGGCATATGGATATCCTCGGCTGGCACTACGTTGCTGTACGAAGAAAAAGCTGGGTGAAGTTAAAAACAAGGGAAGAGAGGGCGCAAGCACTTCGCGATGCCATCGTCGACCAAGTGGACCCGCACACAGGCGACCGTGGCGTCTTGTCAGTATAA
- a CDS encoding tRNA (Uracil-5-)-methyltransferase (encoded by transcript BESB_037820) encodes MTHCGTRTGSDSIGIKTNQAGTAAKDLRPRPGPPSAGDIVLVHIQFILDTGEGFGSVRTPQNDSSAQGCLRFGDEKRSGCKSAVYAGNVSGEAEAPVRFAPVSSETSPTLLASDFPNIMTAAMNEKEDCQWPVFVPFSIPGETVWVRIHNTFARHSSGFIVAHVGGPSPRRSTPPCPYFGMCSGCQYQHMPLQMQHSVKREHVRGVLRRLAGLPWSIVVNKVVSDNQLGGYHYRSKITPHYSFYREGSIPAVGYNCVKSPRRVLEIQSCKLALPSINEKLTELRKQVSVQAQTPSASPATKSRRKGATLLLCDNGQNAVTSDPAALCAATDVDGLQCWYRAGDFFQVNRRVLPLLVSHVREQLRDARAYPSTRACRRLLLDCYCGVGLFALACHDDFEAVVGFDVCASSIELARYNAQCNSKWRARFETSDARNFFDSFPAELSPSDTTRVCVVVDPPRKGCDTDFLRRLIKLSPERIVYISCHPATQARDVKILREAYTVTNVQPFDMFPHTRHIECVVTLERCTEDQAGG; translated from the exons ATGACTCATTGCGGCACGCGCACTGGATCCGATTCGATCGGAATAAAAACGAATCAAGCAGGCACGGCTGCTAAAGATCTGCGACCCCGGCCAGGCCCACCGTCGGCGGGTGACATTGTCCTCGTCCACATTCAGTTCATCCTTGACACCGGTGAAGGTTTCGGGTCGGTTCGCACTCCTCAAAACGACAGCAGTGCCCAAGGCTGTCTCAGATTTGGCGATGAAAAACGTTCTGGCTGCAAATCTGCAGTCTATGCTGGGAATgtgagcggagaggcggaggcgccggtgCGCTTCGCTCCGGTTAGCAGTGAGACATCGCCAACGCTGTTGGCGTCTGATTTTCCTAATATCATGACGGCTGCTATGAATGAGAAAGAAGACTGCCAGTGGCCAGTCTTCGTCCCGTTCTCTATACCTGGTGAAACGGTTTGGGTACGAATTCATAACACGTTTGCGCGGCACAGTTCTGGCTTCATTGTCGCTCACGTCGGTggcccttctcctcggcgttcTACTCCTCCATGCCCGTATTTTGGAATGTGCAGCGGGTGCCAATATCAGCATATGCCACTTCAAATGCAG CACTCCGTAAAACGGGAGCATGTCCGAGGtgtcctgcgccgcctggctGGTCTGCCATGGAGCATCGTTGTCAATAAGGTTGTCTCCGATAATCAGCTTGGGGGCTACCACTATCGGTCGAAGATTACCCCGCATTATAGTTTCTACCGAGAGGGCAGCATTCCTGCTGTCGGGTACAATTGCGTCAAATCTCCCAGACGA GTCTTGGAGATCCAGTCGTGCAAACTGGCTCTGCCGTCGATAAATGAAAAGCTGACTGAGCTCCGCAAGCAAGTCTCTGTACAAGCTCAAactccttctgcttctcctgcCACAAAGTCAAGGAGGAAAGGCGCTACGCTTCTCTTGTGTGATAACG GTCAGAATGCCGTCACAAGCGaccccgcggcgctctgcgcggcgacggacgTTGACGGTCTTCAGTGTTGGTATCGAGCTGGAGACTTCTTCCAGGTCAAtcggcgcgtcctcccctTGTTA GTCTCACACGTCCGCGAACAACTCCGTGACGCGCGCGCTTACCCATCGACTCGCGCTTGCCgtcggctgctgctggatTGCTACTGCGGCGTAGGCCTGTTCGCCTTGGCGTGTCACGACGATTTCGAG GCAGTCGTTGGCTTTGACGTCTGCGCATCGAGCATTGAGTTGGCGAGATACAACGCACAGTGCAACTCCAAGTGGAGAGCTCGTTTCGAGACCAGCGATGCCAGAAATTTCTTTG ATTCCTTCCCCGCAGAACTCTCGCCATCGGATACGACACGCGTCTGCGTGGTTGTGGATCCTCCAAGGAAGGGATGTGACACTGACTTCTTAAGAAGGCTCATAAA GCTAAGTCCCGAGCGAATCGTCTATATATCTTGCCACCCGGCGACTCAG GCAAGAGATGTGAAGATTTTGCGCGAAGCCTACACTGTAACGAATGTTCAACCCTTCGACATGTTTCCTCACACTCGGCATATTGAATGCGTCGTCACGTTAGAACGATGTACCGAGGATCAGGCGGGGGGCTGA
- a CDS encoding facilitative glucose transporter GT1 (encoded by transcript BESB_037830): MATEDMREKSLKREAVSLWDIPPDSYAAKGCGFLSTTAQLVLVAVLGSFQFGYNISALNTSKAFIILDFGWCKDAAGGHYSDCDKGLVYGSLINTGVFLGAFVGCLLGGRITDFGRRASLCFTHCLCLLGCVLSAAAEGFPTLLIARLIVGVAVGLFTVCVPMYCAEVTPDSSRGFFGTFHQLYITIGICVGTVLGLAFGNAPAGDHVYTLTVFQQVWWRVMLGLPAAVSLIALGLLVWVYPFETPHYMVEKKQKAKATALLREIYGREDIDVELQRIINGRYQQKIQRARQLTVWKAVVHPTYRWVIFLACLLSVMQQFSGINVLVANSNNLYSSLKLPQHVITGLTVGVTALNVVLTIITIPLVDRLGRRTLLQISLTVTFVAMCIAFVANLIDKESTAVQWVTVGCVYLFIVGFAVGYGPVLWIYLHEIFPPEIKQGAAGLASGLNWLATVAIVLPSDFLLKQGFSVFVGICTVALGITLLFTFFFVKETKGLSIEESPYFRGRSRVLAGPTEVGGDTIANPSAPLAADEGPTAIADVPAGGLVSSSPVVGSVPAGGDIGPDADAARVTQLV; the protein is encoded by the coding sequence ATGGCGACTGAGGATATGCGTGAAAAAAGCCTCAAGCGTGAGGCTGTTTCCCTCTGGGACATCCCTCCAGACTCCTATGCAGCGAAAGGGTGTGGATTCCTGAGCACCACTGCCCAGCTAGTTTTGGTAGCCGTGCTCGGGTCATTCCAGTTTGGGTACAACATATCAGCGCTCAACACCTCCAAGGCGTTCATTATCTTGGACTTCGGGTGGTGCAAGGACGCGGCAGGGGGCCATTACTCTGACTGTGATAAGGGGCTTGTTTACGGCTCGTTGATCAACACAGGTGTATTTCTCGGTGCGTTCGTCGGATGCCTTCTCGGGGGGCGAATAACGGATTTTGGGCGTCGCGCATCACTGTGTTTCACGCACTGCCTATGCCTGTTGGGGTGTGTCCtctcagctgcagcagaggggTTTCCAACGCTGCTGATAGCCCGCCTGATTGTCGGAGTAGCCGTGGGGCTGTTCACAGTCTGCGTTCCGATGTACTGCGCTGAGGTTACCCCAGACTCCAGCCGAGGCTTTTTTGGTACCTTTCATCAGCTCTACATTACAATCGGTATTTGCGTAGGCACCGTCCTTGGCCTAGCGTTCGGCAACGCCCCGGCAGGTGACCATGTCTACACCTTGACAGTTTTCCAGCAGGTGTGGTGGCGCGTCATGTTGGGTTTACCTGCCGCAGTGAGCCTCATTGCGCTTGGTCTTCTTGTATGGGTGTACCCGTTTGAGACACCGCACTATATGGTTGAGAAGAaacagaaggcgaaggcgacagctTTGCTCCGCGAGATTTACGGTCGTGAAGATATCGATGTAGAGCTCCAGCGGATTATCAATGGACGATACCAGCAGAAAATTCAACGCGCTCGGCAGCTCACTGTGTGGAAGGCTGTCGTTCATCCGACCTACCGTTGGGTCATTTTCCTGGCgtgcctcctctccgtcaTGCAGCAGTTCTCTGGTATTAATGTGCTTGTGGCAAATAGCAACAATCTGTACTCATCGCTAAAGCTTCCGCAACACGTCATTACAGGACTGACTGTCGGCGTCACGGCGCTGAATGTAGTCTTGACCATCATCACGATTCCGCTGGTCGATCGCCTCGGGCGTCGCACACTGCTGCAAATATCTCTTACAGTCACATTTGTTGCCATGTGCATCGCATTTGTCGCAAATCTCATTGATAAGGAGAGTACCGCTGTGCAGTGGGTGACGGTAGGATGTGTCTACCTCTTTATTGTTGGGTTCGCTGTTGGTTACGGGCCAGTGCTGTGGATCTACCTCCACGAGATTTTCCCCCCCGAGATCAAACAGGGAGCGGCTGGACTGGCCTCTGGGCTAAACTGGCTTGCGACTGTAGCTATTGTCCTGCCTTCTGATTTCTTGCTGAAGCAGGGTTTCAGCGTGTTTGTTGGGATATGCACAGTAGCTTTAGGGATCACTTTGTTATTCACATTTTTCTTTGTGAAGGAGACGAAAGGCCTTTCGATTGAAGAATCCCCGTATTTCAGGGGAAGGAGCCGTGTATTGGCAGGCCCAACCGAAGTGGGTGGAGATACGATTGCAAACCCATCAGCACCTCTGGCAGCAGATGAAGGGCCAACTGCGATTGCTGATGTCCCAGCAGGTGGCTTggtttcgtcttcgccggtgGTGGGTAGTGTACCCGCTGGTGGTGATATCGGGCCGGATGCCGATGCAGCGAGGGTAACACAGCTTGTTTAG